From the genome of Prosthecobacter fusiformis:
CTTTTACCTGCCGGGCTGGTTTGGTGCAGGCTCGGCTTTGGAAAAGCTGCGTTCCGAGGATACGGCTGCTTTTGAAGAACTGCGCACGCAGCTTCGCGGCTCTCCCTTCCTCCGCTACGTGCTGACCAACATCGAAAGCTCCCTCGTCAGTGCCAACCCGGATCTCATGCGCCTGTATGCAAGCCTGGTCCCGGATGACATGGTGCGTGAAACCTTCCTGGGCACCATCCTGGCCGAATACACCCGCACCCGCGAGCTGCTGGAAGACATCTTCCAGGGCACCTTTGCAGATCGGCGTCCGCGCCTAGCTTATACCCTGGATATTCGTGAAGAACCTCTGCGTGTCCTTCATCATCAGCAGGTGAATCTGCTGCGTGAATGGCGTGCCTGCCTGGCTGCGGGTGAAAATGAAGGCGCTGAGGCGATGCTGCCGGACATGCTCATCTCCGTCAATGCGCTGGCCTCCGGCTTGAGGACCACCGGATAGCCGCTGTGCGCTGGAAACAGAGTGCGGACGCCCTCGTCCGCATCCTTTCAATGCCGCATTTCAACAGCTCGTCGGCACCCGCTGGGCGAGCTTCACGGCGTGCGGGATCGCGCCTAACACAAAGTTTAGACACTCCACGGCACCCTGCGGTTTCCCCGGCAGGGCAATGACCAGCGCCCGGTCCACAATGGCGGCCAGGCTGCGGCTCAGGATGGCATTGGGCGTGATCTCCACGGAGCGCATGCGCATCAGCTCGCCAAAGCCCGGGATCTCCACCCGCAGGATGCCACGGATGGCCTCCGGGGTTACATCACGCACATCGATGCCGGTGCCGCCGGTCGTGAGGACGAGCCCGCAGCCCTGGGAAATCAGGGACTGGATGGCCGACTGGATGCGGGCCAGATCATCGGGCACGATGACCTCGCTAATGACCTGCCAGCCATAGCCCTCGGCGGCAGTCCGCAGCGCGGGGCCGCCCAGGTCTTCATACACGCCTTGGCTGGCGCGGTCGGAAACCGTGATGATGCCGACGGGGATGGGAGTGGAAACAGGAGACATGGGAAGGTGGATCAGGGCAGGGGAGTTTTGGTTTTGGAAAGCAGGCGGACATCTGTGATCTGGATGTTCTTGTCCACCGCCTTGCACATGTCATAAATGGTTAGGGCTGCAATGCTGACTGCGGTCAACGCTTCCATTTCGACGCCCGTGGCCGCGGTGGTCTTGACCGTGGCGGTGAGGTGCACGTTTTCCCCGGTGACATCAAAATCCACGGCCACCTTGCTCAGCGGGATCTGGTGGCAGAGGGGGATGAGATGCTGGGTCTGCTTGGCGGCCTGGATGCCGGCGATACGGGCCACGGCCAGGACATCGCCCTTTTTGAGGCCGTTTTCACGGATCAGGCGCAGAGTATCTGGATGCAGCAGGAGACGTCCTTCCGCGATGGCCTCGCGCAGGCAGGGCGTCTTGTCAGAGATGTCCACCATGCTGGCTTTTCCAGCATCGTCCAGGTGTGTGAGGGAGGGCATGCTTGTATGATGGCAAGGCATGCCCGGTGCTCAAATGGAAGTCTTGCCCCCATGCCTGAATAGGGCCTCGCAAGGTATGAAGATGTCCGTGGCGATAAGGCCAGGGACATCCTGTTGACGAGCGGCCTCAGGGGAAGGCTTAGTACACGTCGCGGCGGTAGCGTTTGGCTTCCTTGAAGGCGGTCATGTATTCCACGGCTTCTTCAGGGGTCTTGCCACCTTCTTTTTCGATGATTGTGTGGAGGGCCTTGTCCACATCCACGGCCATGCGGGCGGCATCGCCGCAGACGTAGAAGATGGCACCTTGCTCCAGCCACGCGAAGATCTCGGCGCTGTTTTCCAGCAACTTGTGCTGGACGTAGATTTTCTCGGCCTGGTCACGGCTCCATGCGGTGGTCAATTTAGCCAGAGTGCCATCGGCCAGATAGCCTTCAAACTGGTCCTTGTAGAAGAAGCAGGTGGCTTCGTTGACTTCACCGAAGAACAGCCAGGCTTTGCCCTTGGCGGAGGTGGCTTTGCGCTCTTCCAGGAAGGCGCGGAAAGGGGCGATGCCGGTACCTGGGCCGACCATGATGACCGGTGTTTCTTCTTCTGGCTCTGGAAGGCGGAAGCCTTTGCCATGGTTGACGAAAACGGGGACCTTGGTCACGCCTGTTTCGATGCGCTCAGCCAGGAATGTGGAGGCGACGCCGCCACGCTCACGGCCATGGCTGGAGTACTTCACCGTAGCGACGGTGAGATGTACTTCTTCAGGATGCGCCTTCTGGCTGCTGCTGATGGAGTAAAGACGGATGTTCAGCTTTTTCAGCACGCCCATGAATTCGACCGGCTCAAACTTGGCGTCTGGATTTTCCAAAAGGAGATCAATCACGAAGCGGCCCCAGAGGTAATCCTTCAGTGCCTGCTTGGTCTCTGGAGTGGCCATGTCCGCCAGAAGGGTCTGGCCGTTGGTTTTTTCGATGATGGCCTTGATCAGCTTGTTATCCACTTCCGTGAGCAGGCTGCCTTCGGTCAAGGCCTGGCGGATCGGCACCTGGGCGGCGGCGTTTTTCGGATGCGTGACGATCTCTTCACCGGTGAAACCGAGGGCTTCCAGGGTATCCGACACAAGCTGAGGATCATTCGTCGGCTGAACCGCCAGGGAATCTCCAGGTGTGTATTCCAGTCCGCTGCCAGCGAGATCAATTTCGTAATGGCGCGTGTTCTTGGGGGCACCGGGGCCGGAGATGTCATAAGCGACCTTCACCGTGGCGATGAATGGATTTTTGACATTGTAAACGGGTTTGCCGGGCGCGGGGGTACTCATTGAAGGGTCGGGTTTAGGGATAGAAATGGGCGCGGAGACTAGACCGCTGAGAATGGTTGTCAATTCGCCCTTAGCAGGGTGCGTGCCGGAGACGCGGGCGGTTGTCGGTAATTTGCGAGAGTTGGGCGGTGGTTTGACTGTTTCTACAATTCCCCAATCAGACCTAAGAGTATCTTTTGAAACCAATGAAGTTATGTGGCTGTTGCACCAATCACCGCTTCCGCAGCGCGGCGTCCGCTGATGAGGGCTCCGTTGATGGAGGCATCTTCACACCAGTCGCCGCAGCGATAGAGACCGGGGGCCAGGACGGCAGGGAGGGGGCCTTCGCCTAACCTGAGCTGGCGGCTTTCAGGCAGGGCGTAGCGGATCTGATAGCTGCGTAGGTGGTTCCAAAGATACGCGCTTTCACCAAACCAAGCGGCCATCTGGTCGCGCACGACGCCTTCCAGTTCTTCGCTGGAAGGAGCGCCGATGATGCTGGCGGAGATGAGATGCTGTCCGTTCGGCGCATAGAGGGGGGAGATTTTTGACAGCACACAGGCGCTGTTTACAGGACCTCGACCATCGCCATCCAGGTAGATGGTGGGGGTCTCGGGTACGGGTAGATCCGTGGTGAAATAGAGGCAGGTGGTGCTACGGGCTGGAAGCAGTTTTTCACCAAAAGCGTCCGGCAGTAGGCTCGCGGCTACTTCTTCACTCACGGCAACGATGACGTGATCCGGATGAATGATTTCACCGCTGGCCAGGGTGATCTCCCCAGCGCGGACTGATGTCACGGGCGTATTCAACCGCAGGCAGCCGGGAGGCAGGGAGATGGCCATTTGGTCAGGTATGGCCTGCATGCCATGCGCCGGCAGGGCGGCACCGCCGGTGCTGAACATGGAGTATAAAAACAAGAACATGCGCGCGGAGGTGCGCAGATCCTTCTCCAAAAACACGCCGCCAAAAAAGGCGCGGAAAAAGCGGTCGATAAACTCCTCGCTGAATCCAAAATCGCGCAGGTAATCCTCAGTCTCCATCTCGGGGATGCGGCGTTCGATCTTACGCGTCGTCAGCACCTCGGTGCGTAACACGAGGGTGCGCCATTTATCCATCCAGGAGACGAAAGGATCCCGACTGTGTTTGACCGCATCACTGGGATGGTTGACGGGGTCTGAGAGACGATGAAACTTGCCTTTGTAAAAGAGGTCGGCTCCGCGATAAAACGGCCTTAGTTTCAGTCCCTCATAGTCTAGCACCCGGCGTGCTTCAGGATACGAAGGCAGCAGTACCTGAAAGCCGCGGTCCAGGGTGAATCCATCCACCACGTCTGACCGCACGCGCCCACCCACGGCATCGGCCGCTTCATAGAGGGTGAATTTAAGTCCCGCTTTAGTCAAAATGCGCGCACAGGCCAGCCCGGAAAGTCCGGCGCCAATGATGGCAATGCTGGGCTGTTGAGTGCTCATAATGAATCTGCTGCACCATGAATGCCGGATTTCTGATTGCAAGAGGCAGCGGAGCCGTCTGTGATGTTCTTGTTATGCCAGACAGACCTCGTTTGCTCATTCTCGGTGCCACAGGCCGCCTCGGCGGGACTCTGGCGGCTCATTTTGTGAGGAGTTATGAGATCTTGGCCCCAGGTCGTCAGATACTGGATCTGAACCGACCGGAATCCGTGGCGCAAGCCTTGAACGACCTGGATTTTGACTTCGCCATC
Proteins encoded in this window:
- a CDS encoding diflavin oxidoreductase; amino-acid sequence: MSTPAPGKPVYNVKNPFIATVKVAYDISGPGAPKNTRHYEIDLAGSGLEYTPGDSLAVQPTNDPQLVSDTLEALGFTGEEIVTHPKNAAAQVPIRQALTEGSLLTEVDNKLIKAIIEKTNGQTLLADMATPETKQALKDYLWGRFVIDLLLENPDAKFEPVEFMGVLKKLNIRLYSISSSQKAHPEEVHLTVATVKYSSHGRERGGVASTFLAERIETGVTKVPVFVNHGKGFRLPEPEEETPVIMVGPGTGIAPFRAFLEERKATSAKGKAWLFFGEVNEATCFFYKDQFEGYLADGTLAKLTTAWSRDQAEKIYVQHKLLENSAEIFAWLEQGAIFYVCGDAARMAVDVDKALHTIIEKEGGKTPEEAVEYMTAFKEAKRYRRDVY
- the moaC gene encoding cyclic pyranopterin monophosphate synthase MoaC — protein: MPSLTHLDDAGKASMVDISDKTPCLREAIAEGRLLLHPDTLRLIRENGLKKGDVLAVARIAGIQAAKQTQHLIPLCHQIPLSKVAVDFDVTGENVHLTATVKTTAATGVEMEALTAVSIAALTIYDMCKAVDKNIQITDVRLLSKTKTPLP
- a CDS encoding MogA/MoaB family molybdenum cofactor biosynthesis protein — translated: MSPVSTPIPVGIITVSDRASQGVYEDLGGPALRTAAEGYGWQVISEVIVPDDLARIQSAIQSLISQGCGLVLTTGGTGIDVRDVTPEAIRGILRVEIPGFGELMRMRSVEITPNAILSRSLAAIVDRALVIALPGKPQGAVECLNFVLGAIPHAVKLAQRVPTSC
- a CDS encoding NAD(P)/FAD-dependent oxidoreductase; its protein translation is MSTQQPSIAIIGAGLSGLACARILTKAGLKFTLYEAADAVGGRVRSDVVDGFTLDRGFQVLLPSYPEARRVLDYEGLKLRPFYRGADLFYKGKFHRLSDPVNHPSDAVKHSRDPFVSWMDKWRTLVLRTEVLTTRKIERRIPEMETEDYLRDFGFSEEFIDRFFRAFFGGVFLEKDLRTSARMFLFLYSMFSTGGAALPAHGMQAIPDQMAISLPPGCLRLNTPVTSVRAGEITLASGEIIHPDHVIVAVSEEVAASLLPDAFGEKLLPARSTTCLYFTTDLPVPETPTIYLDGDGRGPVNSACVLSKISPLYAPNGQHLISASIIGAPSSEELEGVVRDQMAAWFGESAYLWNHLRSYQIRYALPESRQLRLGEGPLPAVLAPGLYRCGDWCEDASINGALISGRRAAEAVIGATAT